The following DNA comes from Impatiens glandulifera isolate HB10 chloroplast, complete genome.
GGCCTCTGCTTGAGCCTCCAAAGATAAAGGTACATGAACAGCCATTTGATCCCCATCAAAGTCTGCATTGAATCCCTTACAAACTAATGGATGTAAACAAATAGCGCTCCCTTCCACTAAAATGGGCTGGAATGCCTGTATCCCTAATCTATGCAAAGTAGGCGCTCTATTCAGCAAAACAGGATGTCCTTGCATAACTTCCTGAAGTATTTCCCATACAATGGGATCTTTTTCCCGAATTTTATTCTTCGCAACTCCTATGTTCGAAGCAAGATGTTGTTTAATTAGACCACGAATTACAAATGTTTGGAAAAGCTCTATTGCTATTTCGCGGGGCAATCCACATCGATGTAATGAAAGTGGAGGACCCACGACAATGACGGAACGCCCCGAATAATCGACCCGTTTGCCAAGCAGAGTCTCACGAAATCTTCCCTCTTTGCCTTCAATTACATCTGAAAACGATTTGTAAACTTTATTATGACCGTCCCTCATTGGCTGTCCCCGGATTCCATTATCAAGAAGTGTATCGACGGCTTCTTGTACCAATTTCTCCTGGCACATTACTAATTCTCCTGGCGTAGATCTACTTGTTGTTAATAGATCGGTAAGAGTATTGTTCCGATAGATAACTCTTCTATAGAGTTCATTAATATCCGAACTCATTAGTTTACCCCCATCTATCTGAATGATTGGTCTCAATTCGGGAGGAAGAACTGGTAATAAATACAAAACCATCCATTCTGGTTCTATATTTGTTCGAATAAAATGCTTAGCTAATTCCATGCGTCGAACCAAAAAATCTTTTCGTCTTCCAATTTTTCGATCTTCCCATTCATTCCCTGTGGGTCCTTCTTCCCCTAATTCTTTCCATTCTACTAATGACTGATCCATAATAATTCGTAAATCTAGATCGGCTAATTGTTCTCGAATAGCATTCGCTCCAGTAGAGATCTCTCGATTTCGAAATGTATTAAAGCCCTGTGTAGTAAAAAAAAGAGGGATGCTATATTTCCAGGATTGGATTTCATATTCGAATGAACCTCGTAATCGTAAAAAAGTGGGTTTTTTAGCTATGGGCCTAGCAAAAGAAAAATTGGGATAGGATCCTATAAAATCTCCCCCCTTCAAAATCGGACGTGAAAGTTTCCGTTCATCCGGCTCAAGTAGGTACACGAACAAATACAGATAAAGAGGGAAATTCTCGCTTTCAAATTCCCAAAAAATCTACTCCTTACTCAAGTTCCCAGTGAAGATCAAGCAAGATTTCATTTACTTCTTACTTTATATTTCTATTTTATCAATAATTCAATTATGACATAAATCAAATGTGAAATTCTTGAGTAGTCTACTTCCCCTCGAATGATAAATTCCCTTAACTTAATTCTTGATTAAGCAAGTACTTTGGAATTCATAAGGGATTTGCTTGTCTATGTATCGTTCTATTCAATCTTTTAGGTCCCGACTTCGCCTCGACGGTTATGTCACAATGTCCTTAAAGCCTATATGCGATGGATAGACTCCTGTAACCATACCTGTTTGCGTACTTGAGCATAAACAGAATTTCTTTCAAAAAGAAAAGACTAATTCCACAAAAGAAAAAGTCTTTTTACGAGGTACAACTAGAAATTCTTATTTCTTTGGTACGAAATCGACCATAGATCAATTCCCCTTTTTATTTGGGAGTATTAAATACAACCATAATTCTGAGCTTCATGTTTCTCCTCCCAAGAGACATGTCAGGTATGGGGCACCCCAATTGGATTGAATGGGATGACAGTTTTTGTTTCAAATCTGTAAAATCAGAATTTTGATCAAATCACACATCGCAGTATACTAGGCCTTCTAATTCTTTAAGAGGTTTATCTAAAAGATTCGCAATATAACTAGGAAGGCGTTTCAAATACCACACATGGGTTACTGGACACGCCAGTTTGATGTAGCCCATTTGATATCTTCGTATACGAGAATCAACAAATTCGACTCCGCATTGTTCACAAAATTTTGGGTCTTCTTTTTCATCTCCGATTACTCGATAATTTCCACAAGCACAAATTCCACTTTTTATAGGCCCAAAAATTCTTTCACAAAATAATCCATCTTTTTCCGGTTTGTTGGTTTTGTAATGAAAAGTATAGGGTTTTGTGACCTCTCCAACTATCTCTCCATTAGGTAGGATTTTATTGGCCCAAGCACTTATTTGTTGACGAGAAACTGATCCAATTCGGAGTTGTTGATGTTTATACTGATCGATCATAGCAGAAAAGTTCTGATTCATTCCGATTAAGCTTCCTTCCTTTTAATCTGGAAGTTTTTCTCAGATACAAGGAAATGGTTCAAATCCAGAGCCAAAGATCGTAGTTCTCGAACAAGCAACCGAAAAGATTCTGGAGCATCCTCAGGATTGGGTATTGTTCCTCCGATGATCGTAGTACCAAGTACTTCCTGGCGAGCTCGAATATGATCCGATTTATAAGTAAGCATTTCTTGTAAAATATGAGCAACACCAAATCCTTCGAGAGCCCAAACCTCCATTTCTCCTACCCGCTGTCCCCCTTGCTTGGCCCTTCCTCTAAGGGGTTGTTGTGTAACAAGTGCATAATGTCCGCTGGAACGCCCATGGATTTTATCATCAACTTGATGAATTAATTTCAAGATATAAGGTTTTCCTATTATAACAGGTTGTTCAAAAGGATCCCCCGTTCTTCCATCAAATATTCTGCTTTTTCCTGGATACTCCGGTTCAAATACCCATGGATTCGTGGTTTGCTTACTGGCTTCATATAATTCAGAAAACACTAGCTTTCTAGAAGCTTCTTGTTCATATCTCTCATCAAAAGGCGCTATTCGATAATGTCTGTTTAGCAGACTTCCCGCTAATCCGAGCGAACATTCAAATATCTGTCCTACATTCATTCGTGAAGGTACTCCTAATGGGTTGAAGACCATATCAACAGGTCTTCCATCTTGCAAATAAGGCATATCTTGTCTAGGAAGAATTTTTGAAACGATACCTTTATTTCCATGTCTTCCAGCTACCTTATCACCTACTTTGATTTCACGTTTCTGTAAAATATATACACGAATAGTTTCTGGATTATAACTAGAACCCCCTTTTTTCTGGATCCATCTCACATCAATAACTCGACCCCTACCACCCGCAGGTAGTTTTAGACAAGTTTCCTTTGACGTAGATACTTGAATGCCAAGTATGGCTCGTAATAATCTATCTTCTGGAGCATACGAAGATTCTTTTACCATCTGAGGCGTTAATTTACCTACTAAAATATCACCCGTCTCGACCCAAGATCCCAGCATCACAATTCCATTTTTGCCTAAATTGCGGAGTAAATGGGCTTCTAAATGCGGTATTTCGTTAGTGATCCTTTCAGGGCCTTGGCTTGTCACATGCGTCTGAATTTCATATTTCCGTATATGAAACGAAGTATAAATATCTCCATATACCAAGTGTTCATTAATAAGTACTGCATCTTCAGAATTGTAACCTTCCCATGGCATATAAGCTACTAATAAATTTTTCCCCAAAGCTAGTTCGCCACCAAGTGTAGCCCCACCATTCGCTAAAATTTGCCCTTTTTTAATCCATGTCCCCCCGTGAACCTGTGGATTTTGATGCATACAAGTATTTTTGTTGGAACGTTGATACATAACTAATGGAATGCTTAGAGTATCTCCATTACTTGATAAAACAATCTTGTCAGTATCAGTATAAATGATTTTTCCCTCGTGTTCGGCTATAGCAAGAGCTCCTGAATCTAAAGCCGCCTGACGTTCCAACCCAGTTCCAACAATGCACTTCTCAGACCGCGAAAGCGGAACTGCTTGACGCTGCATATTCGAACTCATTAAAGCTCGATTCGCATCATTATGCTCGATAAAAGGAATCAGGGAAGCTCCAATCGAAAAATATTGGAAGGGAAAAATACTTCGAAGATGGACCTGTTCCCATGCAATAGTCAGAAATTCTTGACGGTATCGAGCTGGAACAACCTGTTCTTCCTGAATACCCCGATTCAATGCTAAAGAATTGCCTCCCGCTATCATATAGTATTCATCTCTACCTGGTGATAAAAAAAGTACTCGTACTTTTTTTGATTTCTCGGAAATTTCATAAAACGGGCTTTCTAGAAACCCCCACTGCCCAATCCTGGCATGAATTGCTAAGGAGCCAATAAGTCCAACATTTATTCCTTCCGATGTGTCAATTGGACAAATACGTCCATAGTGACTAGGATGGATATCTCGTATCCGAAAACTAGCAATTCGCCCTGTCAACCCCCCCGGGCCCAAATAACTTAATTTTCTCCCATGAACTATTTGTGTCAATGGATTAGTTCGATCCAAAACTTGAGATAATGGGTGTAAGCCGAAAAAAGATTCATATGTAGTTGTCAATGGAGTTGAAGTTACCAAATTCTGAGGAGTCGGGATCAATTTATGCCGAATTGCCCCACATATAGTTACTCGAACCACATTTTCTAAACGAACGAGAGCCAATCCAAATTGATCTTGTAAAAGATCCGCTACAGAACGAATACGTTTATTTTTCAAATGATTCATATCGTCAAGTGTACCCATTCCAAATTTCATTCCAATCAAATAATCTGTGGCTGCCAATATATCTCGCGGTAATAAAAATGTATTGTTCTGAGGTATATCAAGGTTCAGTCTTCGGTTCATATTTCGTCGACCAATCCTGCCTAATTCACATCTTTGTTGAAAAAATTTCTTTTGTAATTCTTTACATAAGGATTCAGAAAATACCGGATCCCCACCGACACAAGCAAATTGTTGATAAAACTCCAAAATGGCATTTTCTTTTGACCCAATTTTTTTTTTCTCCTTATCATTCAGAAAAGACAAAAAAATTTCAGGATAGCAAACATTCTCTAGAATTTCTCTTAGATTCAAACCCATAGCTGATGATAGAACTAGAATAGATATTTTTTGTTTCCTACTTACACGAGCCCATATCCTTGCTTTTCTATCAATTTCTAATTCTGATCTTCCTCCCCAATCTGATATTATGGTACCGGTATAGACCGCAATTCCGTTATGATCCAATTCTGACCGGTAATAAATACCGGGGCTTTGCAATATTTGATTGATCACAATTCTGTATATTCCATTTACTATAGAAGTTCCCAGGGAATTCATTAGAGGAATGTTTCCAATAAAAATTGTTTGTTCTTGCATGTCCCGACTCGTTTTCCAAATTAATCCTCCAAATACATATAATTCAGAAGAATATGTGAGTGATTCAAACACAGCATCTCTTTCTTTTATCAAAGGTTCGACCAATTGATATGTTTCTACAAATAATTGAAATTCAATTTCTTGATCTATATCTTCAATTTTTGGAAACTTAGAAAGTTCTTCCGCCAAGCCCCGATCAATGAACCTAAAAAATCCTTCAAATTGTATCTGATTAAACCCAGGTATTGTAGACATTTTCTCATTTCCATCCCGGAGCTTTTTTAAATTGCGCATTTCTCTAAAATCCCATTATTGGCTCATTCTTCATTGAATCGTATAAACGATCTAGCAATAATGAAATTTTTATTCTATTTACTTTACTGAATCACATGAAATTTTTCCCAACTCCTTATATGGAATGTATGAAATACGTATGAATGGAGGAATAAAGAGAATTTTCTACTTAAATTGAATTGGAATTTGCAACAGATACAAATGGAAAGGAATTAATAAAACATTCCTAGAAATAGAATTTGACCACTTAAACAAACTTAGTATGTTAGGGGATTTGTATAGAATATAAAAAAAATCATTGAATTTGTACGATTATTATGATATTACATATTCTAACTTGCTTGAATCCCCCCCCAAAAAAAAATAAATGGATTTGTTATTTGATTTGATCTTTTCAATAAGAAAACAATATAAAAATCAGAAAAAAATACAGTCTTTTTTTTTTCACTTAGTTCCTTTCATGTATTTTATTCTTCAAAAAAAGGATTCACAGAGAAGATTTTTACCTATTTTTTAGTCGTATTTGTAGAATA
Coding sequences within:
- the rpoC1 gene encoding RpoC1, which produces MIDQYKHQQLRIGSVSRQQISAWANKILPNGEIVGEVTKPYTFHYKTNKPEKDGLFCERIFGPIKSGICACGNYRVIGDEKEDPKFCEQCGVEFVDSRIRRYQMGYIKLACPVTHVWYLKRLPSYIANLLDKPLKELEGLVYCDVLSRPILKGGDFIGSYPNFSFARPIAKKPTFLRLRGSFEYEIQSWKYSIPLFFTTQGFNTFRNREISTGANAIREQLADLDLRIIMDQSLVEWKELGEEGPTGNEWEDRKIGRRKDFLVRRMELAKHFIRTNIEPEWMVLYLLPVLPPELRPIIQIDGGKLMSSDINELYRRVIYRNNTLTDLLTTSRSTPGELVMCQEKLVQEAVDTLLDNGIRGQPMRDGHNKVYKSFSDVIEGKEGRFRETLLGKRVDYSGRSVIVVGPPLSLHRCGLPREIAIELFQTFVIRGLIKQHLASNIGVAKNKIREKDPIVWEILQEVMQGHPVLLNRAPTLHRLGIQAFQPILVEGSAICLHPLVCKGFNADFDGDQMAVHVPLSLEAQAEARLLMFSHMNLLSPAIGDPISVPTQDMLMGLYILTSGNRRGISVNRYNPCNSRNYQNERIDNNNYKYTKEKELIFCNSYDAIGAYRQKRIHLDSPLWIRWRLDQRVISSREAPIEIHYEPLGTYYEIYGHYLIVRSIRKEILYIYIRTTVGPISLYREIEEAIQGFCRACSYGT
- the rpoB gene encoding RpoB — translated: MRNLKKLRDGNEKMSTIPGFNQIQFEGFFRFIDRGLAEELSKFPKIEDIDQEIEFQLFVETYQLVEPLIKERDAVFESLTYSSELYVFGGLIWKTSRDMQEQTIFIGNIPLMNSLGTSIVNGIYRIVINQILQSPGIYYRSELDHNGIAVYTGTIISDWGGRSELEIDRKARIWARVSRKQKISILVLSSAMGLNLREILENVCYPEIFLSFLNDKEKKKIGSKENAILEFYQQFACVGGDPVFSESLCKELQKKFFQQRCELGRIGRRNMNRRLNLDIPQNNTFLLPRDILAATDYLIGMKFGMGTLDDMNHLKNKRIRSVADLLQDQFGLALVRLENVVRVTICGAIRHKLIPTPQNLVTSTPLTTTYESFFGLHPLSQVLDRTNPLTQIVHGRKLSYLGPGGLTGRIASFRIRDIHPSHYGRICPIDTSEGINVGLIGSLAIHARIGQWGFLESPFYEISEKSKKVRVLFLSPGRDEYYMIAGGNSLALNRGIQEEQVVPARYRQEFLTIAWEQVHLRSIFPFQYFSIGASLIPFIEHNDANRALMSSNMQRQAVPLSRSEKCIVGTGLERQAALDSGALAIAEHEGKIIYTDTDKIVLSSNGDTLSIPLVMYQRSNKNTCMHQNPQVHGGTWIKKGQILANGGATLGGELALGKNLLVAYMPWEGYNSEDAVLINEHLVYGDIYTSFHIRKYEIQTHVTSQGPERITNEIPHLEAHLLRNLGKNGIVMLGSWVETGDILVGKLTPQMVKESSYAPEDRLLRAILGIQVSTSKETCLKLPAGGRGRVIDVRWIQKKGGSSYNPETIRVYILQKREIKVGDKVAGRHGNKGIVSKILPRQDMPYLQDGRPVDMVFNPLGVPSRMNVGQIFECSLGLAGSLLNRHYRIAPFDERYEQEASRKLVFSELYEASKQTTNPWVFEPEYPGKSRIFDGRTGDPFEQPVIIGKPYILKLIHQVDDKIHGRSSGHYALVTQQPLRGRAKQGGQRVGEMEVWALEGFGVAHILQEMLTYKSDHIRARQEVLGTTIIGGTIPNPEDAPESFRLLVRELRSLALDLNHFLVSEKNFQIKRKEA